The Verrucomicrobiota bacterium DNA segment CCGGGCGTAGTCAATGGCGTGTTGCGAGTGAACGATCACGCCGACGCTCTCCTGCAAGACCTGCGCGTTGCACGGGTAGGCGTTAACCGTTTCGGCCGGATTCTCTTTCAGGTGGTCGAAGCATGAGAATCCATGCGCTGCATAGAGCGCGTTGACGAAGGCATTTCCGGCGTAGCCGGTCTCCTCCATCCACTTTAACAGCGAACTCAGGTAAAAGTCGTGCAGCGTCACCACGCCAGGGTGCCGGGCCAGCAGATCGAACATGTGTTTGTGCGCCGGCGAGTTCCCGAAGTGGTAGAGCACGCGATCAAACTTACCCGCGTTCAGTTCAAACCATCGGATGTCGCGAATGGCGAATCCGGCCACGACCCATGGGTCGGTGACTTCGGCCTGATCCACGATACAGGTGATTTCATAGTGGCGGGCAAGGTACGGCAATAAGCGGGCGGCGTAACCGGCAATCCCGCTCCGGACCGGAGGTAAAGGCGAAAGGAAGGCCAATCGAAGGGGACATTTTCCATCGGCAAATGAGACTCTCGACCCACGTTGCGCCTGCGACTTTGCCGCCAGCGCTTCGAACGACTGCAGGGCGGTGGCGGCGCTGGCGTTCCAGGTAAACGCCCTGGCCCTATCTAAGCCCCAAAGGGAGAGGCTTTGCCGGAATTTGCTATCCGTTAAAACTTCATTGAGCCGGGTTGCAATCTGTTTCGGCCGGTGCGGGTCAAACAACGCATCCTCACGGTTGATGATCTCCGAGACGCTCGTAAGGTTGGAGCCGATCACCGGGGCTCCACAAGCCATGGCTTCAACCGCGGGAAGTCCGAATCCTTCATGAAGCGACGGCAACACAAAAGCGATGCAGGTGCTATAAAGCAAAAGGAGTTGTTGGTCTGACACGTACCCGACGCTGATTACTTCATCGTGCGCCAATTCTCTCTTACGTTTCAAAAAGGCAAGGCGCCGGACCTCGTCGGGTTGGAGGTCGCCGATGAGCGCCAACTGGCAAGCCGCTCTCACGCATTTTGGCAATGACGAATATGCTTCGAGAAGTCCCTCCAGGTTTTTGCGAGGTTCGAGGCCTCCCGCGTATAGGAGAAACGGCCGCTGCAAGCCAAAAGCCGCCATCAACGATGCTTTGTCTTCGGTGGAGACTTCAACTCGTTTGAAAAACGGAGACACGCCAGCCGAAATGTTGACGATGCGTTCATCTGGGATTTGCAGTGCTTCAATCGCCTCGTTGCGCGACGCCTCAGAGATCGTCAGGATCAAATCGGCCCGCCTGAGCGACTGCATACGCCGCGCGTAAATGGCCCTGAAGGCGGGGCTCTGCAGGTATTTTTGCGGGTTCAGCAAAGGGATTAGATCGTACAAGGTTACGGCGGTAGGCACCCCGGCGTGCAACCGGCCGATCGAGGCGACAACCTCGTTGTGAAATCCCTCGAATAACGTTGAGGCATGCACGATGTCGGGACGCAAGCCGGCCAGAAAATTTTCGCGCACCAGTTCTGCCGCGTGCGCGCGCCAAGCGTTTGCGGGGTCAAGTTCAGCGACCGGCCCAGGCAATTCGAAAATGCGAATTCGCTCCGGAGGAACCAATCCGGCAAAGGCGTCACGGAGCGGATCAAGGGACTCCGGGAAGCGGCCGCTCAGGGCCAGCCAGACTTCGTGCCGCCCTGCTCCGGCGACGATGGCTTGCGCCAGGGCCAGCGAGTATCGGCCGATTCCGCGAAAGCGGCTATCACTTTGTGCGCCTTGCAGGTCCAGAACAATTCTCACCGGATATCAGTTGACCTCCTTGCTCCTGGTCACGGCAGCCTCTAACCTGCGAAAGATCGGACGCGCCGAGGCCGGCAAAACCGCTGAGATATCGGCGTCCATCCCGGTATTCGGCCCCGCGCCGCCGGTGCGGCTGGAGGCGGCAGAGCGGGCCTCGGACGGGTGGTCATCATCGGCAGAAACATCACCGGCCGCAGGCATTGCCGTGCCCGGAATGACGTCGTGAAGAGAGGCGGCCGTGTTCGGGGATAACCGCACGAACCTGGGCACGAGAGCGGCAAGCGGCGGATGGTTCACTAATACCCGCCTTCCCAGGGCCCGTAGCCCGCCCCCGGTGAGTTGATCACCGGCGACTCGAAGTCTCTGAAAGAGGCGCCGCATCATTCTGGACTGACTGGTGAGTTCTTCGCCCAAACGCCCGATCATCACGTCTCTCATGTTCGTTTCTTCAAGTATCGTCAACCCGTGCAGCGTCCTGCCGGGACCCGGTTGCACGGGTAGTTTCCTTTTCATAAGCGGAGACAACCTCCGGGGTCGGACCGAACATTTCGATGCGGCCGCGCTTCAGCCAAAGGCACACCTGGCTCATCCGCCGGACGTGCCCCAATCCATGACTAACCACGATCGCCGCGTGACCCTCGTTGATGATTTCCTCGATGCGCTTGAAACATTTTTGTTGAAATGCGGCATCTCCCACGGCGAGAACTTCATCTAAAATCACGATCTCCGGGTTGAGATGCGCTGCGACCGAAAACGCCAGTCGCACGTACATACCGCTCGAGTAGTTCTTAACCGGGACGTCGATGAACTCGCGAATTCCGGAAAACTCGACGATTGGATCAAATCGGGCGCGGATCTCTTTTCGGGAAAGCCCGAGCATTGCGCCGTTGAGATAAATGTTATCCCGACCCGAAAATTCAGGGTGAAACCCGGTTCCCACCTCAAGGAGACTGGCCACCCGGCCATAAACTTTCACGGTGCCAATGGTCGGTTGGGTGATCCTGGACAGGATCTTTACTAACGTCGACTTACCGGCACCGTTCTCACCGATGATCGCCAGGGTTTGTCCCTGCGAGACCTGGAACGAGACATCCCGAAGCGCCCAGAAGTGGCGCTTCGGGTTCACGTCGCCGATCATTTGGCTCGGATGAAGCAACCGGCGGAGTCTGTGCATCGCGTCCAAGGTAATATCCTCAAAAAACGCCTTCTGGTTGCGCTCCCCCAGGAAAAAGCATTTCGAAAGGTGAGAAGCCTCGATAATGGCAGGCATCAAATCGAGTCGGTGAAGGTGCCTTCGGCCCGCATGAAACGCCAGAGTCCCGCCGCCAAAATTATGAGGATAATCAGCGCGGCGATCAAGGCGGGCTGGGCGGGGGCGTGTTCCGTCCCGAAAAGGCTCGACCGGTAACACTCGACCACGCTTGCCATCGGGTTCAGCAGGAGTAAACCTTGCAGGTGGTCCGGAACCGACGACCGTGGATAAATCACCAGGCTGCCGTACATCCAGAGTTGCAGCGTGTATCCAACGATGATGTTCAAGTCCCGGTACCTGACCGTCGCCGACGCGATCAGACAGCCCAGGCCGAGGGCCAAGCCGGCCATTTCCAGGAGCCAGAGCGGAAGCAACGCAATCCGGGGGCTGAGGTCGACCTTGGCGCCGCCGAGTTTACAGGCGGCAACGACCAGCAAAAGGGTCAGCAACTGAGCCAGGAAATTCAGTAGATTCATGCTGATCTGGCTTAACGGGATCACCAACCGCGGGAAATAAATCTTCCGGAAGAGGCCACCGCTGCCGAGAAAGGTATAGGCAACCTGCGACAAACTGTTTGCGAAAAAGCTCCAGGCGATAATCCCGGACATGTAGAAGACGAGCGGCGGCAAGTCGCTCGTGGGGAGCCGGGCGATCTGGCCGAAAACCACGACGTAAACCAGGGCCGCAAGGAACGGCTGGAAGAAAAACCAGAGCGGACCCAGCACGGTTTGCTTGTATGCCGCCACAAAATCCCGTTTGACGAGGAGGATGAACAACTCGCGGTAATTCCATAACTCCCTCGGATGACTGCTGAGCAGGCTGCCGGCATCGACAACATAAGTCGGCTTTCGAACGCTCATTTGTCATTGGGCCAGGACGCCATCGAAGGACGTCGTTCGTCGATGGAAATCCGGGGACACTCGGGTACTGGACTCATAACTTTTCGCAGGCGTACAGAGGCGATGTACCCTTCAAAAACCGTTCCTGTAAAGCCTGAATTTGGCGACCTGTTTGCGCCGATGCTTGCCGGCAGATTGTGGTTGTGCTTGTACTCTGGACAGCGAAGACGGGCTGTGCGATCACTGGGGCCGGTTTTCGGTTGGTTATGCTGTTCACCGCACCTGTTTTCCTGTTTTTCTTTCTGCCGGCGTTCCTGGCACTTTACTTCGCGCTGCGCGGCCGACGAAACGCGGTGATACTGGCCGGCAGCCTGTTTTTCTACGCCTGGGCTGAACCGCGGTTTATTTTTTGGGTGCTTAGCTCCGCGGTGCTGGATTGGTGGCTAAGCCGCCTGATCGCGGGTGCACCCCGCCAAAGCGCCAAACGTGCCTGGCTGACGACGGGCATCACCGCTAATTTAGCCCTGCTTTTGTGGTTTAAGTATGCCAATTTCCTCTACGGGAGTTTGCTGGCAATGTGCGCCAGGGCCGGCATCGGCCCACCGCCGCTGGCCCACATTGCGCTGCCTATCGCGATCTCATTTATCGTTTTTGAGAAGATCACCTACCTGGTTGATGTGTACCGTAGGGTGGCCAATCCGGCCAACGATATCTTCAGCTATCTGACCTACGTGTTCTTTTTTCCCAAGCTGCTGGCCGGACCGATCATTCGTTATCACGACATCGAGCCCCAGTTCCACACGCGGGCGATTTCCTGGGAATCGATGCGTTCAGGCATTGCCCGCTTCGTGCTGGGCATGGGCAAAAAAGTATTGATTGCCGATTATGTCAGTCGAATCAGTGATCAAGCCTTCCAGCTTCAGCCGGAGCAACTCGACACCTGCACGGCCTGGCTGGGTGTTCTTTGCTTCACCATCCAGATTTATTTCGACTTTTCCGGCTATTCCGACATGGCGATCGGCCTCGGTCGCATGCTTGGTTTCCGCCTCAGGGAAAACTTCTGCAACCCCTACATCGCCGAAAATTTTACTGACTTCTGGCGCCGCTGGCACATCAGCCTGTCGAACTGGATTCGTGAGTATCTGTATATTCCTCTCGGCGGAAACCGAAAAGGTTCGACCCGGACGTATATAAATCTCTGCACGTGTTTCGTGCTTTCGGGGCTCTGGCACGGCGCCGCCTGGCATTTTGTCATCTGGGGCGCGTTTCACGGAATGATGCTTATGGCCGACCGGTTATTTTGGAGGGATCTTCAGCGGCACGTGCCGAGGCCGGCCAATGTGGCCATAACGTTTTTCCTGGTCATGATGAGCTGGGTCGTTTTTCGCTGCGACTCGTTCCGTCAGGCTGAAAACTACTTCATCGCCCTGTTTGTTCCCGGCAGGAGTGCTCCG contains these protein-coding regions:
- a CDS encoding ABC transporter ATP-binding protein — its product is MPAIIEASHLSKCFFLGERNQKAFFEDITLDAMHRLRRLLHPSQMIGDVNPKRHFWALRDVSFQVSQGQTLAIIGENGAGKSTLVKILSRITQPTIGTVKVYGRVASLLEVGTGFHPEFSGRDNIYLNGAMLGLSRKEIRARFDPIVEFSGIREFIDVPVKNYSSGMYVRLAFSVAAHLNPEIVILDEVLAVGDAAFQQKCFKRIEEIINEGHAAIVVSHGLGHVRRMSQVCLWLKRGRIEMFGPTPEVVSAYEKETTRATGSRQDAARVDDT
- a CDS encoding ABC transporter permease, producing the protein MSVRKPTYVVDAGSLLSSHPRELWNYRELFILLVKRDFVAAYKQTVLGPLWFFFQPFLAALVYVVVFGQIARLPTSDLPPLVFYMSGIIAWSFFANSLSQVAYTFLGSGGLFRKIYFPRLVIPLSQISMNLLNFLAQLLTLLLVVAACKLGGAKVDLSPRIALLPLWLLEMAGLALGLGCLIASATVRYRDLNIIVGYTLQLWMYGSLVIYPRSSVPDHLQGLLLLNPMASVVECYRSSLFGTEHAPAQPALIAALIILIILAAGLWRFMRAEGTFTDSI
- a CDS encoding MBOAT family protein; translation: MLFTAPVFLFFFLPAFLALYFALRGRRNAVILAGSLFFYAWAEPRFIFWVLSSAVLDWWLSRLIAGAPRQSAKRAWLTTGITANLALLLWFKYANFLYGSLLAMCARAGIGPPPLAHIALPIAISFIVFEKITYLVDVYRRVANPANDIFSYLTYVFFFPKLLAGPIIRYHDIEPQFHTRAISWESMRSGIARFVLGMGKKVLIADYVSRISDQAFQLQPEQLDTCTAWLGVLCFTIQIYFDFSGYSDMAIGLGRMLGFRLRENFCNPYIAENFTDFWRRWHISLSNWIREYLYIPLGGNRKGSTRTYINLCTCFVLSGLWHGAAWHFVIWGAFHGMMLMADRLFWRDLQRHVPRPANVAITFFLVMMSWVVFRCDSFRQAENYFIALFVPGRSAPNLVWVSPDIALMLTMGLLISFAPLLPRFMQLQNVYGALRWRPLAELLACFPVFLIALAKVSVSSFQSFIYFRF